A window of Desulfobulbus oralis genomic DNA:
ACCTTGACTCTGGCCTGCATGTGGGCTACGCCCTGGTCAAAGGCGATACGCGCCTCGGCCGGCGAGCCGAAAACCAGGCCCTCGCCCGGCGCGCCCGGCCGTTCCCGGGTCATATAGTAGAGGCCCAGGACAATATCCTGGCTCGGAATGATGATGGGCCCGCCGTGGGCCGGCGAGAGGATATTGTTCGTGGACATCATCAGGACCCGGGCCTCGACCTGCGCCTCCACCGAAAGCGGCACGTGCACGGCCATCTGGTCACCGTCAAAGTCGGCGTTGAACGCCGTGCAGACCAAGGGGTGCAACTGGATGGCCTTGCCTTCGATCAACAGCACCTCGAAGGCCTGCATGCCCAGACGGTGCAGGGTTGGAGCACGGTTCAGGATGACCGGGTACTCCTGCACGATCTCCTCAAGGGCGTCCCACACCTCTTTTACCCCCTTTTCCACCATCTTGCGGGCACTCTTGATGGTGCTCACGTGGCCCTGCTGCTCAAGCCGGCTGTAAATGAAGGGCTTGAACAACTCCAGGGCCATCTTCTTGGGCAGACCGCACTGGTGCAGCCGCAGATGAGGCCCGACCACGATGACCGAACGGCCGGAATAGTCCACCCGCTTGCCCAGCAGATTCTGGCGAAAGCGACCCTGCTTGCCTTTCAGCATATCGGAAAGCGACTTCAGGGGCCGCTTGCCCGGGCCGGTGATGGTACGGCCACGGCGACCATTGTCGAAAAGGACATCCACCGCTTCCTGCAGCATGCGCTTTTCGTTACGGATAATGATATCCGGCGCGTCCAGTTCCAGAAGCCGCTTCAGGCGGTTGTTGCGGTTGATAACCCGGCGGTAGAGATCGTTCAGGTCCGAAGTGGCGAAACGCCCGCCTTCCAGGGGCACCAGAGGCCGCAAATCCGGGGGCAGCACCGGAATGACGGTCAGAATCATCCACTCGGGCCGGTTCCCGGAATCGCGAAAGGCCTCCACCACGTTCAGCCGCTTGCCCAGCTTGGCCCGCCTGGTGGCAGAGCCGGTCTCCCGCATTTCCTGCCTGAGCGTCTCCGAAAGCGCGTCCAGATCCAGAGCAGCCAGCATCTCGCGGATAGCCTCGGCGCCAATGCCGACCCGGAACCTGTCGGGATAATCCTCCATGGCCTTCCGGTACTGGTCTTCGCTCAGAATGCTGCCCACCGGCAGATGCTCTTCGCTGGACTCGACCACCGCATAGGACTCGAAGTAAAGAATACGTTCCAGTTCCTTCAGAGTCATGTCCAGAATAGAGCCGATCTTGGAGGGCAGGCTCTTCAGAAACCAGATGTGGGCGACCGGCGCTGCCAGGGCGATGTGCCCCAGGCGCTCACGCCGGACCTTGGACTGAATGACCTCGACACCGCACTTTTCACAGACCACGCCACGGTGCTTCATGCGCTTGTACTTGCCGCAGTTACACTCGTAGTCCTTGACCGGCCCGAAGATTTTGGCGCAGAACAGGCCATCGCGTTCGGGCTTGAAGGTACGGTAATTGATGGTCTCCGGCTTCTTGACTTCGCCATGAGACCATTCCAGTATCTTTTCCGGCGAGGCCAGAGAGATTTTGACCCTGTTGAAACTGACCGGTTCCTTGGGTTTCGCAAAAAAGCTGAATACGTCTTCCACGGTTGGCACCTCTATCTTGTGAACACCAATGGTTTTGCCGACCTGACAGCGGAACGCCGCTATTCCAGGAGCTCGATGTCCAGGCACAGGCCCTTCAGCTCCTTCACCAGGACGTGGAAGGACTCGGGCAGGCCGGTTTCCAGGAAGTTGTTGCCATTGATGATTTTTTCATACATGGTGGTACGTCCATCGACATCATCGGATTTGACCGTGAGAAACTCCTTCAGGGTGTAGGCTGCGCCATAAGCTTCCATGGCCCAGACCTCCATTTCCCCCAGCCGCTGGCCGCCGAACTGAGCCTTGCCGCCCAGCGGCTGCTGGGTCACCAACGAATAGGGACCGGTGGAGCGTGCATGAATCTTGTTGGCCACCAGGTGGTGCAGCTTGAGCATGTACATGGTGCCCACGGTAACCTGATTGGCAAAAGGCTCGCCTGTGAGGCCGTCGTAGAGCGTCGCCTGGCCGACCTCGTCCACTCCGGCCTCGACCAAGAGCTTGCGGATCTCCACCTCGGAGGCCCCGTCGAAAACCGGGGTGGCCACGTGGATGCCCCTGCCGTACTTGCGCAGCTTGTCCAGAAGCGCATCGTCGTCCAGACCCGCAGTCAGCCGTTCGTACTCTTCCCTGCTGTAGATCTTCTGCAATTTGGCCCTGGCCTCAGCCAGCTCCCGTTCCCTGGCCAATCGCTCAATCTGCTCGCCCAGTTTCTTGGCAGCATAGCCCAGATGACATTCCAGCACCTGTCCCACGTTCATGCGCGAGGGCACGCCCAGTGGGTTCAGCACCATGTCCACTGTGGTGCCGTCCGCAAAGAAAGGCATGTCCTCTTCGGGCAGGAGCCGGGAGACAACGCCCTTGTTGCCATGGCGGCCGGCCATCTTGTCGCCCACAGAGAGCTTGCGTTTGGTAGCCACATAGATCTTCACCATTTTGACCACGCCCGGCGGCAGATCGTCCCCCTTTTCCAGGCGCTCGGCAATACCCTCGTAGCGCTTGCGCACCAGATTTGCCTGATTGGCGTGCCGGGTAAAAATGGCGTTGATTTCTTCTTCGTACTTGCCCTTTTCCGCAAAATCGAGGGTTCCCAGCGCGCCGAAGGGCACCTGATTGATCACCTTGCCTGTCAGTTGCTTGCCCAGCTTCAGAATGACCTCGCCTTTGGCGTCCCTGATATCACTCTTGACAGTACGGCCGTTCAAAAGAGCGGCCAGAGCATGGCGCACACCCTTTTGCAGGCAGTTCAGCTCAGCCTCCATATCGCGGTTGATGCTCTCGAGCTCCAGCTCCTCTATCATCAGTGCGCGCTCATCCTTGTCCACACCCTTGCGGGAAAAGACCTTGGCATCGATCACCACGCCTTCCACGCCAGGCGGCACCCGCAGGGAGGTATCCTTGACATCACCTGCCTTTTCGCCGAAGATCGCGCGCAGGAGCTTTTCCTCCGGCGACAGCATGGTCTCGCCTTTTGGGGTGACCTTGCCCACCAGCATGTCCCCGGCCTTCACCTCGGCGCCGATGCGGACAATGCCCGACTCATCCAGGTCGCGCAGGCCGTCCTCGCCGATATTGGGAATATCCCGGGTGATTTCCTCCTTCCCCAGCTTGGTGTCCCGGGCCATGGTTTCGAAGATCTCGATGTGCACCGAGGTGAAGGTGTCCTCCTTCAGCAGGCGCTCGTTCACCAGAATGGAGTCCTCAAAATTGTAACCTCGCCATGGCATGAAGGCGATAGTAACGTTTTTGCCCAGGGCCAGTTCGCCAACCTCGGTGGAAGGACCGTCCGCCAGCACCTGCCCCTTGACCACCCGCTCGCCGGGCAGCACTACAGCCTTCTGGGTGAAGCAGGTATTCTGGTTGGATTTTTTGTACTTGGTGAGCCGGTACACGGCCACGCCGGTTTCGAAGCCGTCGGTGTCCGGTTTGTCGTAGCGAATCACCACGCGGTTGGCGTCAGCCTCCTCCACAATGCCTTCGCCTGCAGACAAAAGGCAGGCCCCGGAATCGCGGGCCACATATTTTTCCATCCCCGTGCCCACAAGCGGTGCGGTGCAACGCAAAAGCGGCACAGCCTGCCGCTGCATGTTGGAACCCATCAGGGCGCGGTTGGCATCATCATTTTCCAGAAAGGGAATCAGGGACGCGGCAATGGACACCATCTGATTGGGGGCCACATCCATCATGGTCACGTCTTCCGCAGCCACGCGGGTCACTTCGCTCTCGCTCCGGGCAATCAGATAGTCCTCCGCGATCCGGCTGTCTGCCATCTGGACATTGGCCGGCGCAATGACCTGCTTCTCCTCCTGCAGAGCCGAAAGATACTTGTACTCCCCGGAAACGAGCCTATCCTGCACATAGCGGTAAGGCGTCTCTATGAAGCCGTAGGGATTGACCGTGGCGTAGGTGGCCAGCGACACGATCAGACCGATGTTCGGACCTTCCGGCGTTTCGACCGGGCAGATGCGGCCATAGTGGGTCGGATGCACGTCGCGCACCTCGAAGCCGGCACGCTCACGCGACAGACCGCCAGGGCCAAGGGCCGACATACGGCGCTTGTGGGTCACCTCGGAGAGCGGATTGGTCTGATCCATGAACTGAGAGAGCTGACTGGTGCCGAAGAACTCCTTGATCGCCGAACTCACCGGCTTCGGGTTGACCAAATCGTGCGGCATCAGGGTCTCCAGCTCCTGCATGCTCATGCGCTCCCTGATGGCGCGCTCCATGCGCACCAGGCCAATGCGGAACTGGTTTTCGCAGAGCTCGCCCACCGTGCGCACCCGCCGGTTGCCCAGATGATCGATATCGTCGCCGTCCCTGCTGTTGTCCTTGAGGCGTACCAGGTGCTTCACGCTTTCCAGAATGTCCTCCCTGGTCAGCGTGCGCTTTTCGATCGGCGTATTCAGACCCAGCTTGGTGTTGATCTTGTAGCGCCCCACCTCCGACAGGTCATAGGTGGCATCCTGGAAGAACAGGCTGTCGAAGAAGGACTGGGCCACCTCCGGGGTCGGAGGGCTGGATGGCCGCAGGCGCCGGTAGATCTCGATCAGCGCCTCCTCCGTATCCTTGATCTTGTCCACCTGCAGGGTGCTGCGAAAGGACTCGCTGTAGTTGACGCCGTCAATATAGAGCAACTGGAACTGTTCAATCTGAGCCTCGGCGGCTGCCGCCAAAAACTCGGGCGTCAGCGCCGAATTGCAGGTGGCCAGCACCTCGCCGCTTTCCGGATGCACCACGTCGTGGGCAAAATAGCGGCCCACCAGGTCTTCGCTGGCAAGGGGCAAAGAGGCGACTTGGGCCTTTTCCAGCCTTTTCGCCAGCGCTTTCGTAATCTTCTCGCCGCGCCTGGCCATAACCTCCCCGCTGGCCGGGGCCACGATGTCACGGCTCAAACGCTGGCCGACAAGCGCCACCGGGTCAAAGGCAATGCTGTAATTCCCGCCGCCAACGTGCTGGATGGTATCCACCCGGTAAAACTGGTTCAGAAGATCCTCGGCCGTATAGCCCAGGGCCTTCAGCAGAACGGTGACCGGCAGCTTCCGCCTGCGGTCAATGCGCACGTAGAGGATGTCCTTGATGTCGAATTCGAAATCAAGCCAGGAGCCGCGGACCGGAATAATGCGCGCCGAGTAGAGGCGCTTGCCCGAGGAATGGGAACGACCGTTGTCGTGGCTGTAGAACAGGCCCGGCGAGCGCTGCAACTGGTGCACGATGACGCGCTCGGTGCCATTGACCACAAAGACCCCGTCCTGGGTCATAAGCGGCAGGGCGCCCAGAAAGACCTCCTGCTCCTTGATATCGCGCACGCTCTGGGCCTTGCTCTCCTCATCGACATCAAAGGTGATGAGCCGCACGGTAATCTTAAGGGGCGCCTCATAGGTCATGCCCCGTTCCATGCACTCGCTGACCGTGTACTTGGGTTCGCCAAAGTCGTAGCGGACAAATTCCAGCGAGCAGAGCCCGTTGAAATCGGTAATCGGAAAAATGCTTTGAAAGATGGTCTGCAGCCCCTGGTTTTTACGCTCCTCCGGGGCGACATCGTGCTGTAGAAAATGTTCGTAAGATTCCCGCTGCATGGCGATAAGATGCGGCGGCTCCATAAGTTGGGCGATTTTGCCAAAGCACTTACGTACTCTCTCCATATTCCCTCTCAGCACAATTTTTCTGTCAGCGGGCAAAAAGAAAACAGTATCGAAAAAACAGAAAGATACAACAAGAATTGGGGCTCACGGATTTGGTTCGTCGATGCAAACACACAAACGCTATAGGGCCAGCAAGCCCTATAGCGTTACCTGTTTGCAGTCAATACACCGGAGAATCTCCGGCCTTGGCATGCGTACTACTTGATTTCAACCTTGCCGCCAGCGGCTTCAATCTGCTTCTTGATAGCCTCGGCCTCATCCTTGCTCACGCCTTCCTTGATGGGGGCGGGAGCCCCCTCGACCAGATCCTTGGCCTCCTTCAGACCAAGAGTGGTAACAGCCCGGACTTCCTTGATCACCTTGATTTTCTGATCACCGGCATCGGCCAAAACAACGGTAAACTCGGTCTGCTCCTCAGCAGCCGGAGCGCCCGCGCCATCACCAGCAGGCGCAGCTGCAGCAACGGCCACGGGAGCGGCTGCGGAAACGCCAAACTTGTCCTCCAGCTCCTTGATCAGCTCGGAGAGCTCAAGGACGGACATATTGGAGATAAATTCAATTACTTCTTCCTTGCTTACAGCCATGGTCTTTCCTCCTGAAACATTCGGTTGCACGAAAGGTCGTCAAACGACCAATCACTGAATCACTGATTTTCCTTCTGCTCTTTGACTGCAGTCAACGCATACAACAACTTCTGGGGCACGGCGCTGAGTACCCGGACAAAACTGGTGGGAACCGCAGACATGGTGCCAAGCAGTTTGGCCAAGAGCTGCTCGCGGCCCGGCAGTTTGGAGAGCGCCAGCAACTCGGCCTCGCTGATCCGCTTCCCTTCCAGATCGGCCGCCCTGATGGCAAAGGTCTCAGCAAACTCCTTGGCAAAGGCGGCCACCACCTTGGCTGGGCCCACCTGCTCATCAAAGCCAAGGGCCACCATCGTAGTGCCGGTCAGCGTATCGCTCAGGTTTTCGTAGGGCGTATCCCGGACTGCGATACGCAGGAGGGTATTTTTGGCAATCTGCACCTGCGCATCTTGCTCGCGAAGGTTTTTACGCAGCTTTTCCAGCTCGGAAACCTTCAGCCCCCGATTCTCGAGTACCATGGCGATTTTGGCCCTGGCAAACGAGCCCTTCAATCCGCTGACTACTTCGTTTTTCTGGTTACGATCCAATGTAGGCCTCCTGTTGCAAACGGGAGCCAGTCAAAAAGAGCAGAATAGAAAGACAATGGCCGAATGCATCAGACTCCGGCCTGGCCTCGGCAGGTGGCGCTCTATGCAACCATTAAACCTAGGTGCCTGCTGTCTTTGACCTTCCCCAAAAAATGAACTCCTCAAACTATGCAAACGGGCTCCGCCTCAGCGCGCAGCCCGGTGAAAACCTAGGCCGCCTTGATCCGGCCGCGCACATGCAGGGGATCGATCTTGATGCCAGGCCCCATGGTGCTGGACAGGGAGATGGCCCGCAGATAAACGCCCTTGCTCGTTGCCGGCTTGAGCTGAATGAGCCTGTCAATCAAGCTCAGAATATTCTCCTGCAACTTCTCGCTGCCAAAGGACACCTTGCCGACAACCGCATGAACGATGCCAGCCTTGTCAACACGGAAATCCATCTTGCCTTTCTTTATTTCCGCCACCACCCGTGCGATGTCAAAGGTGACAGTGCCAAGCTTAGCATTGGGCATCAGATTGCGCGGCCCCAAAATCCGGCCAATCTTGCCAACCTCACCCATCATGTCCGGCGTGGCGATGGTTTTGTCAAAATCCAGCCACCCCTCCTTGATTCGGGCAATCAGCTCATCGGAACCGGCAAAATCCGCCCCGGCATCCAGCGCTTCCCTTTCTTTCTCGCCTTTTGCGAAAACCAGCACTCTGGCGCTCTTGCCGGTGCCATGCGGCAGGATCACGCTGGAACGCACCATCTGATCCGCGTGGCGCGGATCAACGCCCAGGCGCACCGCAATATCCACCGATTCATCGAACCTGGCGCATTTGAGCTTGACCACCAAATCTGCCGCCTCGTTCAGATCATAGAGCCTTGAACGCTCAATTCCCGCAGCAGCATTTCTGTACAACTTGCCATGTTTGGGCATTGGAATCTCCTTTTCTCCCTGTCATTGCCCAATGGCAGCAACACAGGTACCAACGAAGTTAAGTTACTGCACTACTGTTATACCGCAGCTTCTGGCCGTGCCCTCGACGATGCGCATGGCCTGTTCAATACCATAGGCATTCAGGTCGGCCATCTTGGTTTGCGCGATCTCGCGGATTTTTTCCCGACTCAACTCAGCCACGCGTTCCTTTTTCGGATTGCCGGAGCCCTTGGCCAGCCCCGCCGCCTTCAGCAGAAGGACCGATGCGGGCGGCGATTTGGTAATAAACGAGTAGGAGCGATCCGCATAAACCGTAATAATCACCGGGATTACGGTATCCCCCAAGGCCTGCGTCTGCGCATTGAAGGCCTTGCAGAAATCCATGATATTCACCCCATGCTGACCCAGGGCCGGGCCAACTGGCGGCGATGGATTCGCCTTGCCTGCCGGAATCTGCAACTTGATATATGCCTGAATCTTTTTCGCCATGACTTGCTCCTAAAAGACAGCCAGCGCTAGCTTTTGCTTACCTGGATATACTCCAGTTCCACCGGGGTGGAACGTCCAAAAATGGTCACTATGACCCGCACTCTGCCCTTATCGGGATAAACCTCATCAATTTCTCCCTGAAAATTGGCAAAGGGCCCATCAGTCACCCTGACCTGATCACCCACATTAAAGATAATTTTGGGCTTGGGCCTGCTGCTGCCCTCTTCGATGCGACCGATAATTTTTTCGGCCTCTTCGTCAGTCAGAGAAGGAATTTTCTTATAAATTTCACTGTCATTACCGGCACTGCTCATATTCACGCCCACAAAGCCGGTTACCCGCATTGTTTCCTGAACTGTGTGCCAGGAATACTGCGTCATCTCCATATTGACCAGGATATACCCGGGGAAAAACTTCCGCTCCGAGGTCTTGCGGGAGCCCTTGACCATCTCCACCACCTGCTCGGTGGGGATAAGGATGTCGCCGAAAAGCTCTTCCTGATGCGCCGCCTTGATCCGCTCTTCCAGGGAAGACTTGACCTTGCGTTCAAAACCGGTATGCGTATGGACAATGTACCATTTTTTTGCCATGGACAGCCCCCACGCTCAAATCGTGCCAAAATTCAGGATAAAGGTCACCACCTTGCCCAACAGCAAATCAACCGATCCCAGGAAAAAGGAAAGAAACATGACCAGAACCAGCACAAAGCAGGTCAGGCCGGCAGTTATCTTTTTTGCCGGCCAGACAATTTTCTTGAACTCGGCAAAAACTTCATGGAGGAACTGGCTTATGGCAGTTGGGGTGAAAGCGGAACGCTCACTCGAATCATCCACTGTTTTACCGGAATCTGTCCCCGAATTTTTCCCTTTATTTATTTTCCTTGCGGCCATGAGAAGAGCTTCTCCCTCCAGCTGAATCTTACTCAAAGACCTCGCATGCATTCATGGCAGGCCAGGAGGGACTCGAACCCCCAGCCCTCGGATTTGGAGTCCGATGCTCTACCATTAGAGCTACTGGCCTGCACAATCACTTGGTTTCCTTGTGGAGCGTATGCTCCCGGCAAAAGGGGCAATATTTCTTGAGCTCCAACTTTTGCGGGAGGGTCTTTTTGTTTTTGGTGCTTGTATAGTTACGATGCTTGCATGTCTGGCAAGCAAGAATAATGTTGTCTCTCATTTTGCGCCCCGCCAGAGTAGCAGTAGCCGGGCCTAGGCCCGGCTACCCTTAGAAATCAAAACCAGCCGCCATCTTCTAGAGGAACCGGCTCGAGAGCTGCCGCCTCACTCGAGAATTTTGCTGACGACGCCGGCGCCTACCGTGTGACCGCCTTCACGTATGGCAAAGCGAAGGCCTTCCTCCATGGCGATCGGCGTGATCAACTCCGCGGTAATATGCACATTGTCCCCAGGCATAACCATCTCAACCCCTTCCTCCAGCGTACATACCCCAGTCACATCCGTTGTCCGGAAGTAAAACTGCGGACGGTACCCGTTGAAGAAGGGCGTATGACGCCCGCCCTCCTCCTTCGTCAGAATATAGGCCTCAGCCTGGAACTTCTTGTGCGGCTTGATCGAGCCCGGCTTCGCCAGGACCTGACCCCGAACCACTTCCTCCCGCTTCAGACCGCGCAGCAACGCGCCGATGTTGTCCCCAGCACGCCCCTCGTCCAGCAGCTTGCGGAACATCTCGACACCGGTGCACGTCGTCTTCACCGTCTCCCGAACACCCACAATCTCGACTTCATCACCAACCTTGATGATCCCGCGCTCAACGCGTCCCGTCGCCACCGTGCCACGGCCGGAAATCGAAAAAACATCTTCCACAGGCATCAAAAACGGCTTGTCTATCGGACGCTCCGGCTGGGGTATGTAGCTGTCAACCGCATCCATCAGCTCCAAAATCCCCTTGATCGCCTCAGGATCCT
This region includes:
- the secE gene encoding preprotein translocase subunit SecE; translation: MAARKINKGKNSGTDSGKTVDDSSERSAFTPTAISQFLHEVFAEFKKIVWPAKKITAGLTCFVLVLVMFLSFFLGSVDLLLGKVVTFILNFGTI
- the rpoB gene encoding DNA-directed RNA polymerase subunit beta, producing MERVRKCFGKIAQLMEPPHLIAMQRESYEHFLQHDVAPEERKNQGLQTIFQSIFPITDFNGLCSLEFVRYDFGEPKYTVSECMERGMTYEAPLKITVRLITFDVDEESKAQSVRDIKEQEVFLGALPLMTQDGVFVVNGTERVIVHQLQRSPGLFYSHDNGRSHSSGKRLYSARIIPVRGSWLDFEFDIKDILYVRIDRRRKLPVTVLLKALGYTAEDLLNQFYRVDTIQHVGGGNYSIAFDPVALVGQRLSRDIVAPASGEVMARRGEKITKALAKRLEKAQVASLPLASEDLVGRYFAHDVVHPESGEVLATCNSALTPEFLAAAAEAQIEQFQLLYIDGVNYSESFRSTLQVDKIKDTEEALIEIYRRLRPSSPPTPEVAQSFFDSLFFQDATYDLSEVGRYKINTKLGLNTPIEKRTLTREDILESVKHLVRLKDNSRDGDDIDHLGNRRVRTVGELCENQFRIGLVRMERAIRERMSMQELETLMPHDLVNPKPVSSAIKEFFGTSQLSQFMDQTNPLSEVTHKRRMSALGPGGLSRERAGFEVRDVHPTHYGRICPVETPEGPNIGLIVSLATYATVNPYGFIETPYRYVQDRLVSGEYKYLSALQEEKQVIAPANVQMADSRIAEDYLIARSESEVTRVAAEDVTMMDVAPNQMVSIAASLIPFLENDDANRALMGSNMQRQAVPLLRCTAPLVGTGMEKYVARDSGACLLSAGEGIVEEADANRVVIRYDKPDTDGFETGVAVYRLTKYKKSNQNTCFTQKAVVLPGERVVKGQVLADGPSTEVGELALGKNVTIAFMPWRGYNFEDSILVNERLLKEDTFTSVHIEIFETMARDTKLGKEEITRDIPNIGEDGLRDLDESGIVRIGAEVKAGDMLVGKVTPKGETMLSPEEKLLRAIFGEKAGDVKDTSLRVPPGVEGVVIDAKVFSRKGVDKDERALMIEELELESINRDMEAELNCLQKGVRHALAALLNGRTVKSDIRDAKGEVILKLGKQLTGKVINQVPFGALGTLDFAEKGKYEEEINAIFTRHANQANLVRKRYEGIAERLEKGDDLPPGVVKMVKIYVATKRKLSVGDKMAGRHGNKGVVSRLLPEEDMPFFADGTTVDMVLNPLGVPSRMNVGQVLECHLGYAAKKLGEQIERLARERELAEARAKLQKIYSREEYERLTAGLDDDALLDKLRKYGRGIHVATPVFDGASEVEIRKLLVEAGVDEVGQATLYDGLTGEPFANQVTVGTMYMLKLHHLVANKIHARSTGPYSLVTQQPLGGKAQFGGQRLGEMEVWAMEAYGAAYTLKEFLTVKSDDVDGRTTMYEKIINGNNFLETGLPESFHVLVKELKGLCLDIELLE
- the rpmG gene encoding 50S ribosomal protein L33, which produces MRDNIILACQTCKHRNYTSTKNKKTLPQKLELKKYCPFCREHTLHKETK
- the nusG gene encoding transcription termination/antitermination protein NusG, with the protein product MAKKWYIVHTHTGFERKVKSSLEERIKAAHQEELFGDILIPTEQVVEMVKGSRKTSERKFFPGYILVNMEMTQYSWHTVQETMRVTGFVGVNMSSAGNDSEIYKKIPSLTDEEAEKIIGRIEEGSSRPKPKIIFNVGDQVRVTDGPFANFQGEIDEVYPDKGRVRVIVTIFGRSTPVELEYIQVSKS
- the rplL gene encoding 50S ribosomal protein L7/L12, translating into MAVSKEEVIEFISNMSVLELSELIKELEDKFGVSAAAPVAVAAAAPAGDGAGAPAAEEQTEFTVVLADAGDQKIKVIKEVRAVTTLGLKEAKDLVEGAPAPIKEGVSKDEAEAIKKQIEAAGGKVEIK
- the rplK gene encoding 50S ribosomal protein L11; the protein is MAKKIQAYIKLQIPAGKANPSPPVGPALGQHGVNIMDFCKAFNAQTQALGDTVIPVIITVYADRSYSFITKSPPASVLLLKAAGLAKGSGNPKKERVAELSREKIREIAQTKMADLNAYGIEQAMRIVEGTARSCGITVVQ
- the tuf gene encoding elongation factor Tu translates to MAKEKYERTKPHVNVGTIGHIDHGKTTLTAAITQVLAKKGLAKFIDYSSIDKAPEEKERGITISTSHVEYETDKRHYAHVDCPGHADYIKNMITGAAQMDGAILVVAATDGPMPQTREHILLARQVGVPAIVVFLNKCDMVDDPELIELVEMELRELLSKYDFPGDEIPILKGSALNALNNPEDPEAIKGILELMDAVDSYIPQPERPIDKPFLMPVEDVFSISGRGTVATGRVERGIIKVGDEVEIVGVRETVKTTCTGVEMFRKLLDEGRAGDNIGALLRGLKREEVVRGQVLAKPGSIKPHKKFQAEAYILTKEEGGRHTPFFNGYRPQFYFRTTDVTGVCTLEEGVEMVMPGDNVHITAELITPIAMEEGLRFAIREGGHTVGAGVVSKILE
- the rplJ gene encoding 50S ribosomal protein L10, with the protein product MDRNQKNEVVSGLKGSFARAKIAMVLENRGLKVSELEKLRKNLREQDAQVQIAKNTLLRIAVRDTPYENLSDTLTGTTMVALGFDEQVGPAKVVAAFAKEFAETFAIRAADLEGKRISEAELLALSKLPGREQLLAKLLGTMSAVPTSFVRVLSAVPQKLLYALTAVKEQKENQ
- the rplA gene encoding 50S ribosomal protein L1: MPKHGKLYRNAAAGIERSRLYDLNEAADLVVKLKCARFDESVDIAVRLGVDPRHADQMVRSSVILPHGTGKSARVLVFAKGEKEREALDAGADFAGSDELIARIKEGWLDFDKTIATPDMMGEVGKIGRILGPRNLMPNAKLGTVTFDIARVVAEIKKGKMDFRVDKAGIVHAVVGKVSFGSEKLQENILSLIDRLIQLKPATSKGVYLRAISLSSTMGPGIKIDPLHVRGRIKAA